From the Metamycoplasma hominis ATCC 23114 genome, one window contains:
- a CDS encoding variable surface lipoprotein, which translates to MKKYTKILLTLGAISTSIVAVPLVAAGCNDPKNKKNPNNNDQSQDSQIEFQEGLGLKIAKIAKDQENVKVDEFVKEAKSAKTLDQIKALFTKYKIAYDLSEIPDEAKYEVAAGTHGHADEGLVHLDIIQTVNEKQNNNRFEIKGFKMETVEDTVQLGGYKLSTKILDNKKDFSLQEIKKQIIDAQEKGFNSLLEKLKEFVNIEVDENNKTKQFEFNKEKIELISQSGQIVFKGISIIDISKKVNEVGYKTESKTDFIIQGLNKVE; encoded by the coding sequence ATGAAAAAATACACTAAAATTTTATTAACATTAGGAGCTATTTCTACTTCTATTGTTGCTGTTCCATTAGTAGCAGCAGGATGCAATGATCCAAAGAATAAGAAAAACCCAAACAATAATGATCAAAGTCAAGATAGCCAAATTGAGTTTCAAGAAGGCTTGGGGTTAAAAATTGCAAAAATTGCCAAAGATCAAGAAAATGTTAAAGTTGATGAATTTGTAAAAGAAGCAAAGAGTGCAAAGACTCTAGATCAAATAAAAGCATTATTTACTAAATATAAAATTGCTTATGATTTAAGTGAAATTCCAGATGAAGCAAAATATGAAGTTGCTGCTGGTACACACGGTCATGCCGATGAAGGACTAGTACACTTAGATATTATTCAAACAGTGAATGAAAAGCAAAATAATAATAGATTTGAAATTAAAGGTTTTAAAATGGAAACTGTTGAAGACACAGTCCAATTGGGAGGATATAAGTTATCAACAAAAATCCTAGATAATAAAAAAGATTTTTCTTTGCAAGAAATAAAGAAACAAATTATTGACGCTCAAGAAAAAGGCTTTAATTCTTTACTTGAAAAATTAAAAGAATTTGTTAATATTGAAGTTGATGAAAATAATAAAACGAAACAATTTGAATTTAATAAAGAAAAGATTGAATTAATTAGTCAATCTGGTCAAATTGTTTTTAAAGGAATTTCTATTATTGATATTAGTAAAAAAGTAAATGAAGTCGGATATAAAACCGAAAGCAAAACTGATTTTATAATTCAAGGCTTGAACAAAGTTGAATAA
- a CDS encoding ABC transporter permease subunit codes for MKNNILILFKHIIVYFFVLFVIVSIIFFVINSLIEPQIKKNIAVYSQINSSPWIRYGEFLNNLFSFRGGKIYSKELAATNLSIITLYFMQFKWTILFTVIIFIFSLIIGNLLGIWSAYKFNKAPDFVVNIIVSALATIPLIVLAILALGTSIFLGYPSQFINNGSLTFTSIITPIIITAFGTISLFHARSRKITKETLSSNYYLFGISLGNSKTKLFKQNIIKNLIIAELQVILPFYILLFSTSLIIERIFSIPGQSIFISYVFTKAELNCIMFYFSFNFFALLIARFINEIILNYLNPAQAIEKRIRWIKRKRLDYEWTR; via the coding sequence ATGAAAAACAATATTTTAATTTTATTTAAGCACATTATTGTTTACTTTTTTGTCTTGTTTGTCATTGTTAGTATTATCTTTTTTGTTATTAACTCATTGATTGAACCACAGATAAAAAAGAATATTGCAGTTTATTCACAGATAAATTCAAGCCCATGAATTAGATATGGCGAATTTTTGAATAATTTGTTTTCATTTAGAGGTGGCAAGATTTATTCAAAAGAGCTTGCAGCAACTAATTTGTCAATAATTACATTGTATTTTATGCAATTTAAATGAACAATCTTATTTACTGTAATTATTTTTATTTTTTCTTTGATTATTGGAAATTTACTAGGAATTTGAAGTGCATATAAATTTAATAAAGCACCCGATTTTGTCGTAAATATAATTGTTAGTGCTTTAGCTACAATACCTTTAATAGTTCTTGCAATATTAGCATTAGGAACATCAATTTTTCTAGGATATCCAAGTCAATTTATAAATAATGGAAGTTTAACTTTTACCTCTATAATTACACCAATTATTATTACGGCATTTGGCACAATTAGTTTATTTCATGCAAGATCAAGAAAAATAACAAAAGAAACTCTTTCTTCTAATTATTATTTGTTTGGTATTTCACTAGGAAATTCAAAAACTAAATTATTTAAACAAAACATTATTAAAAATTTAATTATTGCTGAATTACAAGTCATTTTGCCTTTTTATATATTGCTTTTTAGTACTTCATTAATAATTGAGAGAATTTTTTCAATACCAGGACAAAGTATTTTTATTTCTTATGTATTTACAAAAGCAGAATTAAATTGCATAATGTTTTATTTTAGTTTTAATTTTTTTGCTTTATTGATTGCTAGATTCATAAATGAAATAATTCTAAATTATTTGAATCCTGCTCAAGCTATTGAAAAGCGTATAAGATGGATTAAAAGAAAAAGGTTAGATTATGAATGAACTAGATAA
- a CDS encoding ABC transporter permease subunit has product MNELDNKKELFQFAKKRQQIHNYPIFQSETKLFWKRFFNKKSNIVIFSFLLAFILLTLILLCFVKFSPIHSIDNKSDFVNNLPPYYSQIITRNFERGYQLDLIRSIENQESIRAAKLGIKPIFRILYDSARDSGGSLTVNTDIVALTYNPYDLIKAINLNQNSININILNKVLLGTTESGIDIYSRIFCAFALTTSIILLAIFINIFIGFSLAAFYVFNRYKWYGIVIDKIAVTLNAIPEIIWIFLLCIFLGTNWYGILIAFILISWISFYELSKNEILNLIQKEYIKAAKIIGLNNFQITYRHLFKNVLPSLIILIADRLAINILIVASLAFLDFLTAESNLNIGTIFKEALSSIKVNPQYLIIVAVYITIFCILLKLFSIGLSMTYDPKISKNY; this is encoded by the coding sequence ATGAATGAACTAGATAATAAAAAAGAACTTTTTCAATTTGCTAAAAAAAGACAACAAATTCACAATTACCCTATATTTCAAAGCGAAACAAAATTATTTTGGAAGAGATTCTTTAATAAAAAGAGCAACATCGTAATATTTAGTTTTTTATTAGCATTCATTTTACTAACATTAATATTGCTATGTTTTGTAAAATTTTCTCCAATACATTCGATTGATAATAAAAGCGATTTTGTCAATAATTTACCTCCCTATTATTCTCAAATTATTACAAGAAATTTTGAAAGAGGATATCAACTTGATTTGATAAGATCTATTGAAAATCAAGAGTCAATTAGGGCTGCTAAATTAGGTATTAAACCAATATTTAGAATCTTGTATGATTCAGCAAGAGATAGCGGGGGAAGTTTAACTGTAAATACTGATATTGTTGCTTTAACATATAATCCCTACGATTTAATAAAGGCAATAAATTTGAATCAAAATTCAATAAATATCAATATCTTAAATAAAGTTTTACTCGGAACAACAGAAAGCGGAATTGATATTTATTCAAGGATATTTTGTGCATTTGCATTAACAACCTCAATTATATTATTGGCAATATTTATTAATATTTTTATTGGGTTTTCTCTAGCAGCATTTTATGTTTTTAATCGTTACAAATGATATGGAATTGTTATCGATAAAATTGCTGTTACACTTAATGCAATACCTGAAATAATTTGAATATTTTTGTTGTGTATATTTTTGGGAACAAATTGATATGGTATTCTAATTGCTTTCATATTGATTAGTTGAATAAGTTTTTATGAGCTTTCAAAAAACGAAATTCTTAATTTAATTCAAAAAGAATACATAAAAGCAGCTAAAATAATAGGTTTAAATAATTTTCAAATTACTTATAGACATTTATTTAAAAATGTCCTACCTTCATTAATTATTTTAATTGCTGATCGTCTTGCAATAAATATTCTAATTGTTGCATCTCTTGCCTTTCTAGATTTCTTAACTGCTGAAAGTAATTTAAACATAGGAACAATTTTTAAAGAAGCATTATCTTCAATAAAAGTAAATCCTCAATACTTGATAATTGTTGCTGTTTATATTACTATATTCTGTATTTTACTTAAACTTTTTTCAATAGGTCTTTCAATGACATATGATCCTAAGATTTCTAAAAATTATTAA
- a CDS encoding iron-containing alcohol dehydrogenase has protein sequence MLNFIYKNDCKIIFGKDSIQNLEEELKSLKVKKILIVYSGKYIFELKIYDEIIKACKKLNIEFIENGNVVPNPRIELVRKLVLETKAQNVDFILAIGGGSVIDTAKAIAVGAKSDVDVWKFYTYEDKPNCALPIGVISTIASSGSESSNCSILSNENHKLGIEYDFIIPKFAIIDPWYTKSLPMYQISCGISDISSHLIERYYTNIEHVDATDYMIEGLLKALMINAKLLMEDPNDMNARSEVFLISIFAHNNMLDSGRVADWASHRIEHELSNFYGITHGEGMAIVMVAYAKYMAIEKPKKLAQLAERVFNVDKGLSQKEKANLLSKKLDEFYRTIKMRTRLSELGVSCEKFREMALSATKNDSQTIGHYKPLLSKEIIEILKIAK, from the coding sequence ATGTTGAATTTTATTTATAAAAACGATTGTAAAATCATATTTGGAAAAGATTCAATTCAAAATTTAGAAGAAGAATTGAAATCTTTAAAAGTAAAGAAAATTTTAATTGTTTATAGTGGAAAATATATTTTTGAACTAAAAATATATGACGAAATAATTAAGGCATGCAAAAAATTAAATATAGAATTTATTGAAAATGGTAATGTTGTTCCTAACCCAAGAATTGAATTAGTAAGAAAATTAGTATTAGAAACAAAGGCTCAAAATGTTGATTTTATACTTGCCATCGGTGGCGGTTCGGTAATCGACACCGCCAAAGCAATAGCAGTTGGAGCGAAAAGCGATGTTGATGTTTGGAAATTTTATACATATGAAGATAAACCAAATTGCGCATTACCTATCGGAGTTATTTCGACAATTGCATCTAGCGGTTCCGAATCGTCAAATTGCTCAATTTTGTCAAATGAGAATCACAAACTTGGCATAGAATATGATTTTATTATTCCAAAATTTGCAATAATTGATCCTTGATATACAAAAAGTCTCCCTATGTATCAAATTTCATGTGGCATATCTGATATTAGTTCTCATCTAATTGAAAGATATTATACAAATATAGAACATGTTGATGCAACAGATTACATGATTGAAGGACTTTTAAAGGCATTGATGATAAATGCTAAATTATTAATGGAAGATCCAAATGATATGAATGCAAGGTCAGAAGTATTTTTAATTTCTATTTTTGCACACAATAATATGTTAGATTCTGGTAGAGTTGCTGATTGAGCTTCGCATAGAATTGAACATGAATTAAGCAATTTTTATGGCATAACTCATGGTGAAGGTATGGCGATTGTCATGGTTGCATATGCAAAATATATGGCAATTGAAAAACCTAAAAAATTAGCTCAATTAGCCGAAAGAGTTTTTAATGTTGACAAGGGTTTGAGCCAAAAAGAAAAGGCTAATTTATTGTCAAAAAAATTAGATGAATTTTATAGAACAATAAAAATGAGAACTAGATTATCAGAATTAGGAGTAAGTTGCGAAAAGTTTCGTGAAATGGCATTAAGTGCAACTAAAAACGACAGTCAAACCATTGGTCATTATAAACCCCTTTTATCAAAAGAAATAATTGAAATTCTAAAGATTGCAAAGTAA
- a CDS encoding transketolase, with protein MKNKKIDQIAIDNIKINSLNMAFSWKYSDFSSIMSGAKIFHAIFGYFFNINRKNNSDVNRDRFVFFNPNILPLFYEILRLYSLISENEYLNLISNRNQNISYSNWTLDWIKSGEIFLGISGGFALGNTIAQNYLNRLDKNINHFTYWYVTERELQEGSTQEALAYAGTHNLRQLIVIYDANEIEYTVDSKSINPENIAKKVESMNFKYIEVSNGQCRSIIKAIKKAQKINQPVFIKILSPQSEQLFKKNFDNSITHEKLEEFKDKTSFQKTNLSDLYSEVVEFYENRLQKIENKIKTFSNSNNLQIFLKNNIRENINDVEEFKEKTYIENALKIINNLCDKYKNLLVLSNNISYFQNIKSLNGIFASNNLGRGIFLGNREFTMINMAMGLGLHSSIEAIVIVDINYLGYLLPTLQVLKYSNAKILILLINNRNNFSLSNELKILYSYDHINLLRPCDFNELKGAFEFHFNHTKKSSIIYLENKEIKEIKDTSKVEFEDGPYYIRKISQTTNIIAAGSDLRIAELIARRLNSSIISISNIGNIESLNYDRNNSILIESYEALSHEKIAKYNIALNKFCNLEKNDEEYIVEKVLTSIVKK; from the coding sequence ATGAAAAATAAAAAAATTGATCAAATAGCTATTGACAATATAAAAATCAATTCCTTAAATATGGCATTTAGTTGAAAATATAGTGATTTTTCTTCAATCATGAGTGGGGCAAAAATATTTCATGCTATTTTTGGCTATTTTTTCAATATAAATAGAAAAAATAATTCTGATGTCAATAGGGATAGATTTGTTTTTTTTAATCCCAACATATTGCCACTTTTTTATGAAATTTTGAGATTATATAGTTTAATTAGTGAAAATGAATACCTTAACTTAATAAGCAATAGAAATCAAAACATTTCATATTCGAATTGAACATTAGATTGAATTAAAAGCGGCGAAATATTTTTAGGAATATCAGGCGGTTTTGCATTAGGAAACACAATCGCTCAAAATTATTTAAATAGGTTAGATAAGAATATTAATCACTTTACTTATTGATATGTAACTGAACGTGAACTTCAAGAAGGATCTACTCAAGAAGCACTAGCATATGCTGGAACTCATAATTTAAGGCAATTAATTGTTATCTATGATGCAAATGAAATTGAATACACAGTAGATAGTAAAAGTATTAATCCAGAAAATATAGCAAAAAAAGTTGAGTCGATGAATTTCAAATACATTGAAGTGTCAAATGGTCAATGTCGTTCAATAATAAAAGCAATAAAAAAAGCACAAAAAATTAATCAACCTGTGTTTATTAAAATTTTAAGTCCTCAAAGCGAACAATTATTTAAAAAGAACTTTGATAATTCAATAACTCATGAAAAATTAGAAGAATTCAAAGACAAAACCTCTTTTCAAAAAACAAATTTGAGTGATTTGTATTCTGAGGTTGTTGAGTTTTATGAAAACAGATTGCAAAAAATAGAAAACAAAATAAAAACATTTAGTAATTCAAATAATTTGCAAATCTTTTTAAAAAACAATATTCGTGAAAATATTAACGATGTTGAAGAATTTAAAGAAAAAACATACATTGAAAATGCTTTAAAAATAATAAATAATTTATGTGATAAATACAAAAATTTACTAGTATTATCAAATAATATTTCTTATTTTCAAAATATTAAATCGTTAAATGGGATTTTTGCAAGTAACAATCTTGGAAGAGGAATTTTCTTAGGCAATAGAGAATTTACAATGATTAATATGGCAATGGGATTAGGTTTGCATTCAAGCATAGAAGCAATTGTTATTGTAGATATTAATTATTTAGGTTATTTATTGCCAACATTACAAGTCTTAAAATATTCAAATGCAAAAATTCTTATACTATTAATCAATAATAGAAATAATTTTAGCCTAAGCAATGAGCTTAAAATATTATATTCATATGACCATATAAATTTATTGAGGCCTTGCGATTTCAATGAATTAAAAGGAGCATTTGAATTTCATTTTAATCACACAAAAAAGTCATCAATAATTTATTTAGAAAATAAAGAAATTAAAGAAATAAAGGATACTTCAAAAGTTGAATTTGAAGATGGCCCATATTACATTAGAAAAATTAGTCAAACAACAAATATTATAGCAGCAGGATCTGATCTTAGAATAGCAGAGCTTATTGCTAGAAGGTTAAATAGTTCTATTATTTCAATATCAAATATTGGAAACATTGAAAGCCTGAACTACGATAGAAATAATTCAATACTAATTGAATCTTATGAGGCATTATCTCATGAAAAAATTGCTAAATATAACATTGCATTAAATAAATTTTGCAACCTTGAAAAAAATGATGAAGAGTATATTGTAGAAAAAGTTTTAACTTCAATAGTAAAAAAATAA
- a CDS encoding MMB_0454 family protein — MWAIEVNTKMNFRYFVEQDAIYEELNNIFSSNKNIKLIGKIEIKPNRTKTNVFINLSYKLINKTSFAYETKKLIFKIEHKVFSLINAKPNNINLIFQGYEDEK; from the coding sequence ATGTGAGCAATTGAAGTTAATACAAAAATGAACTTTCGTTATTTTGTTGAACAAGATGCAATATATGAAGAATTAAACAATATTTTTAGTTCAAATAAAAATATAAAATTAATTGGAAAAATAGAAATTAAACCAAATCGCACTAAAACAAATGTTTTTATTAATCTAAGTTACAAATTAATAAACAAAACTAGTTTTGCATATGAAACAAAAAAACTAATATTTAAGATTGAACATAAAGTTTTTTCATTAATAAATGCCAAACCAAACAATATTAATTTAATATTCCAAGGTTATGAAGATGAAAAATAA
- the efp gene encoding elongation factor P — protein MINVNDLKPGVTFKLEGNIYVVLEAAHSKQGRGQANVKAKVKDLRTGSTTIKSFTGGEKVEPAMIEKSNMDYLYNAGDVVVLMDQETFEQIEIPSEHLNWELNFLKEGQKVIVRKFQNEVLDIELPANVNLKVVEAPDAVKGNTAQAAQKKVTLETGYVVETPLFIKEGEIVTISTETGKYTGRA, from the coding sequence ATGATAAATGTTAACGATTTAAAACCAGGAGTTACATTTAAATTAGAAGGCAATATTTATGTAGTGCTTGAAGCAGCGCATTCAAAACAAGGCCGCGGCCAAGCAAATGTTAAAGCAAAAGTTAAAGATCTAAGAACAGGTTCAACAACAATTAAGTCATTTACTGGTGGCGAAAAAGTTGAACCAGCAATGATTGAAAAATCAAATATGGATTATCTATACAATGCAGGAGACGTTGTAGTTTTAATGGATCAAGAAACTTTTGAACAAATTGAAATACCTTCGGAACATCTTAATTGAGAATTAAACTTTCTTAAAGAAGGACAAAAGGTAATAGTAAGAAAATTTCAAAATGAGGTTTTAGACATTGAATTACCTGCCAATGTAAATTTAAAAGTTGTCGAAGCACCAGATGCAGTTAAAGGCAACACAGCTCAAGCAGCACAAAAAAAGGTTACTCTAGAAACCGGCTATGTTGTTGAAACACCATTATTTATAAAAGAAGGTGAAATAGTTACTATTTCAACCGAAACTGGTAAATACACTGGAAGAGCGTAA
- the nadE gene encoding NAD(+) synthase, whose protein sequence is MEDLLRKVPKTKKELKIYSVLINKIVSWLKQKINSSNSKGITLGISGGIDSSTLALISELAFPNGCKFYYLKTENDSYTESHIKLLQLKLKTKIEIINLSSCFKKIVKIANIINQGSIANTKSRLFMTTLYGLAFQNKNLVLGTDNFDEYYLGYFTKYGDGGCDLLPFANIKKSDVYAMASLLGVPQEIIDKKPSATLYKNQYDEEELGFKYSDFEKYLLDQTSVSEELIKKIKNIHKQTEHKRKAIPKGPKLK, encoded by the coding sequence ATGGAAGATTTATTAAGAAAAGTTCCTAAGACAAAAAAAGAATTGAAGATATATTCGGTATTAATCAATAAAATAGTTTCTTGATTAAAGCAAAAAATAAACTCCTCAAATTCCAAAGGTATAACATTAGGAATATCAGGTGGAATTGATAGTTCAACATTAGCGTTAATTTCTGAATTAGCTTTTCCAAATGGTTGCAAATTTTATTATTTAAAAACAGAAAATGATTCATATACAGAAAGCCATATTAAACTTTTGCAACTTAAATTAAAGACAAAAATTGAAATTATTAATTTAAGTTCTTGCTTTAAAAAAATAGTAAAGATTGCAAATATAATAAACCAAGGTTCAATTGCAAATACTAAATCCAGATTATTTATGACAACATTATATGGTCTTGCATTTCAAAACAAAAATCTTGTGCTTGGCACAGATAATTTTGATGAATATTATTTGGGATATTTTACAAAATATGGAGACGGTGGATGCGATTTACTGCCTTTTGCTAACATAAAAAAATCTGATGTATATGCTATGGCGAGTTTGTTGGGTGTTCCACAGGAAATTATTGATAAAAAACCTAGTGCAACATTATACAAAAATCAATATGATGAAGAAGAATTAGGATTTAAATACTCAGATTTTGAAAAATATCTATTAGATCAAACATCTGTTTCTGAGGAATTAATTAAAAAGATAAAGAATATTCACAAGCAAACTGAACACAAAAGAAAAGCAATCCCCAAGGGTCCAAAATTAAAATAA
- a CDS encoding MHO_1580 family protein, translating into MYQIVVEKKANDILAKNYICEDVTFKISASKSLKSNTLVSNTMLKKYPIFIKINRDEKSNKLSITFSIHRLIYEVATKKEISINKKSLNLSIYHKTNDEYIHFKIDKYEDGKPIFLEKKLIIKIDAYTKIRDYLSYKVGANILINYDLANNLSDNRNIDSDFKTRTLKNIDIFLTDKSFKEDVNNSSATVVKEFFVTYFKFNQLKQNMPWNHIGYSQSFIETNQHNKKIIYDYPELKNPIFDSINFYSQNNKLNITNKLEYTLEKNGPLSYTFNYFLNDSYIFSKETQDFLKIKSYNNSIKKGFYIPSHFNGIINLKLNSNFKLWNEKINDYTLNIYNPLFNIENKGLIKLNISTIKTLNLNNFFSNWTKANNLKA; encoded by the coding sequence TTGTACCAAATAGTTGTTGAAAAAAAGGCAAATGATATCCTGGCAAAAAACTATATTTGTGAAGATGTAACTTTTAAAATATCTGCTTCAAAATCTTTAAAATCGAATACTTTAGTATCTAATACGATGCTAAAAAAATATCCAATATTTATCAAAATAAATAGAGATGAAAAAAGCAATAAATTATCAATCACTTTCTCAATTCATAGATTGATTTATGAAGTTGCTACAAAAAAAGAAATTTCAATAAATAAAAAATCTCTAAATTTGTCGATTTATCATAAAACAAATGATGAATATATTCACTTTAAAATTGATAAATATGAAGATGGAAAACCTATATTTTTAGAAAAAAAACTGATAATAAAAATTGATGCTTATACAAAAATTAGAGATTATTTGAGCTATAAAGTCGGAGCCAATATTCTTATTAACTATGACTTAGCAAATAACCTATCAGATAATAGAAATATAGACTCAGATTTTAAAACAAGAACCCTAAAAAATATTGATATTTTTCTTACTGACAAGAGTTTTAAAGAAGATGTTAATAATTCTTCTGCAACTGTAGTTAAAGAATTTTTTGTTACATATTTTAAATTCAATCAGCTGAAACAAAATATGCCCTGAAATCACATTGGATATTCGCAAAGCTTTATTGAAACAAACCAACATAACAAAAAAATTATTTATGATTATCCAGAATTAAAAAATCCAATTTTTGATTCAATTAATTTTTATAGTCAAAATAATAAATTAAATATTACTAACAAATTAGAATATACTTTAGAAAAAAATGGACCCCTTTCTTATACTTTTAATTACTTTCTAAATGATTCATATATTTTTAGCAAAGAAACACAAGATTTTTTAAAAATTAAATCATATAATAATTCAATCAAAAAAGGATTTTACATTCCAAGTCACTTTAATGGCATTATCAATTTAAAGTTAAATAGTAATTTTAAATTGTGAAATGAAAAAATTAATGATTATACCCTGAATATTTACAACCCCTTATTTAATATCGAAAACAAAGGATTAATTAAACTAAACATTTCAACAATAAAAACATTAAACTTAAATAATTTTTTTAGCAATTGAACAAAAGCAAACAATTTAAAAGCATAA
- a CDS encoding inorganic diphosphatase, translating into MKNLEVNIEISKDSKIKYEYDRKSNKIKVDRILRGDFKYPANYGYLSDALDWDGDELDVLVYSSESFLPGTSLNARLIGAMKMIDGGETDTKLIAVHADDYRLDNIKSLADVDQMWLVQVRNFFSTYKEFKGKNATLVTGFEDVVWAENEYKECQELMKKYGSLDKDEFIKKMKIEHPDKYL; encoded by the coding sequence ATGAAAAATTTAGAAGTAAACATTGAAATTAGTAAAGATTCAAAAATTAAATATGAATATGACCGCAAAAGCAACAAAATCAAAGTTGACAGAATTTTAAGAGGTGATTTTAAATATCCTGCAAATTATGGCTATTTATCTGATGCACTAGATTGAGACGGAGATGAATTGGATGTATTAGTTTATTCTTCAGAAAGTTTTTTACCCGGAACATCATTAAATGCAAGACTAATTGGTGCAATGAAAATGATTGATGGTGGCGAAACAGATACTAAATTAATTGCAGTTCACGCAGATGATTATAGATTAGATAATATTAAATCATTGGCAGATGTCGATCAAATGTGATTAGTTCAAGTAAGAAATTTCTTTTCTACTTATAAAGAATTTAAGGGTAAAAATGCTACATTAGTAACAGGATTTGAAGATGTTGTTTGAGCCGAAAATGAATATAAAGAATGTCAAGAATTAATGAAAAAATATGGTTCTCTTGATAAAGATGAATTTATTAAAAAAATGAAAATTGAACATCCTGACAAATATTTATAA
- the ruvA gene encoding Holliday junction branch migration protein RuvA yields MKIYLYGKIMHVNTNYLILDHNGEGELIYVADIKRFNKDDLRKIFIYDVVNEYKKTTYGFENFKELIIFEDLISLQGLGPKTAISLLNLGWENLIQLIANEDKDKLCEASYVSLRIANNIIFAYKQKYAKFLSKLSDEDLLKIKSKNTSDSLREKFEYTMRMLGFKKQQISYALEKMSITENIEESVENAIKIIGMKQNESRVLDQ; encoded by the coding sequence ATGAAAATATATTTATATGGAAAAATAATGCACGTAAACACTAACTATTTAATTTTAGATCATAATGGTGAGGGTGAATTGATATACGTGGCAGATATAAAAAGATTTAATAAGGATGATCTGAGAAAAATATTTATTTACGATGTGGTAAATGAATATAAAAAAACTACTTATGGATTTGAAAATTTTAAAGAATTAATAATTTTTGAAGATTTAATTTCATTACAAGGTTTAGGACCTAAGACAGCAATTTCTCTTCTAAATTTAGGATGAGAAAATTTAATTCAACTAATTGCAAACGAAGATAAAGATAAATTATGCGAAGCGTCTTATGTAAGTTTGAGGATTGCAAACAATATAATTTTTGCCTATAAACAAAAATATGCAAAATTTTTATCAAAATTAAGCGATGAAGATTTACTTAAAATCAAGAGCAAAAACACAAGCGACTCTTTAAGAGAAAAATTTGAATATACAATGAGAATGCTCGGTTTTAAAAAACAACAAATTTCATACGCATTAGAAAAAATGAGTATAACCGAAAATATTGAAGAATCAGTTGAAAATGCAATAAAAATAATTGGAATGAAGCAAAATGAGTCAAGAGTTCTCGATCAATAG